A genomic stretch from Poecile atricapillus isolate bPoeAtr1 chromosome 10, bPoeAtr1.hap1, whole genome shotgun sequence includes:
- the MYLK3 gene encoding myosin light chain kinase 3 isoform X7, protein MIKAKDKSEESGAKPKHVLSNRGTQTESKKPLEETKSVKKLDENKGACEKVNTSSAVAHKADSKPQIKDRTAQQQGVEGAGKTQSSKSCPQQKDVDVKALNQHNGLPLVHQDHVGNQNAPAKTQNVDKAPRLDECHRQLVHQKPGKNENKPAAPSAASREAVPSTSRAISDTGCEVTHTRISISVHMTDMKEKIEMAKEGNLSDSRGKSPKSTPADLKGVKQGPDKLKLQQSPKNISSKPNSEVKGDNKQNELVSQTGKQQPSLRKPKPGEKPEEKSELKCEPITSQNTPAKKPVKDAGVEVKIHQETAKVKKSPTDSKSERRESETAGGSRHDAQQSAGEAPEKTKSLEAGRALPTQGEIIDDSPSPPAPFEHRIVSVRQAEVTTSYSVCRHEVLGGGRFGQVHKCTEISTGLNLAAKIIKVKGAKEKEEVKNEINIMNQLNHVNLIQLYDAFETKNNITLIMEYLDGGELFDRITDENYHLTELDAILFTKQICEGVHYLHQHYILHLDLKPENILCVSHTGNQIKIIDFGLARRYKPCEKLKVNFGTPEFLAPEVVNYDFVSFPTDMWSVGVITYMLLSGLSPFLGETDAETMNYVVNCSWDFDAEAFEQLSEDAKDFISRLLVKEKSCRMSATQCLKHEWLNNLPAKAQKSNFRLKSQLLLQSYMAHRKWKKHFYVVAAANRLKRFQSMSVKLA, encoded by the exons GCCAAAGATAAGTCTGAGGAGAGTGGTGCAAAACCTAAGCATGTGCTTAGTAACAGAGGAACCCAGACTGAAAGCAAGAAGCCTCTGGAAG AGACAAAAAGCGTGAAGAAGCTGGATGAAAACAAGGGAGCATGTGAGAAGGTGAATACTTCCAGTGCTGTAGCCCACAAAGCTGACTCCAAACCCCAGATTAAAGACAGAACAGCGCAGCAGCAAGGGGTAGAAGGTGCTGGCAAAACACAGAGCTCTAAGAGCTGTCCACAGCAAAAGGACGTCGATGTCAAAGCTTTGAATCAACACAACGGTCTTCCCTTGGTACATCAGGACCATGTGGGCAACCAAAATGCTCCTGCTAAAACACAGAACGTGGACAAAGCCCCACGCCTTGATGAGTGCCACAGGCAGCTTGTTCATCAGAAACCTGGgaagaatgaaaacaaacctGCAGCACCGAGTGCGGCATCCCGGGAAGCCGTGCCCTCCACATCCCGGGCTATATCTGACACGGGGTGTGAAGTGACACATACCAG GATATCCATCAGTGTACATATGACTGACATGAAAGAAAAGATTGAGATGGCCAAGGAGGGAAACCTAAGTGACAGCAGAGGTAAAAGTCCGAAGTCCACACCAGCAGACTTGAAAGGAGTCAAACAGGGGCCTGACAAATTGAAACTTCAACAGAGTCCTAAAAACATCAGCTCCAAACCAAATTCAGAAGTTAAAGGGGACAATAAGCAAAATGAACTTGTATCTCAAACAGGGAAGCAACAGCCATCCCTGAGAAAGCCCAAACCAGGTGAAAAACCTGAAGagaaatcagaattaaaatgcGAGCCCATAACCTCCCAGAATACCCCTGCCAAGAAGCCTGTGAAAGATGCAGGGGTAGAAGTGAAAATCCATCAAGAAAcagcaaaagtgaaaaaatccccaacagaTAGCAAGTCTGAGAGGAGAGAATCTGAGACTGCAGGGGGAAGCAGACACGACGCTCAGCAGAGTGCAGGAGAGGCACCAGAGAAGACCAAGTCTCTGGAAGCTGGCAGAGCTCTTCCCACTCAAGGAGAAATCATCG ATGAcagcccctctcctccagctcctttcGAGCACCGCATCGTGAGTGTCAGGCAAGCAGAGGTGACCACGAGCTACTCCGTGTGTCGGCACGAGGTGCTGGGGGG GGGGCGTTTTGGGCAAGTCCACAAGTGCACGGAAATATCGACGGGGCTCAACCTGGCAGCCAAAATCATCAAAGTGAAAGGAGCCAAAGAGAAG gaggaagtaaaaaatgaaattaacatCATGAACCAGTTAAATCACGTGAATCTGATCCAACTTTATGATGCTTTTGAAACCAAAAATAATATCACTTTGATCATGGAATA TCTTGATGGTGGAGAATTATTTGACCGGATCACAGATGAAAATTACCATCTGACGGAGCTGGATGCCATCCTGTTCACCAAACAGATTTGTGAAGGAGTCCACTACTTGCACCAGCATTACATTCTCCACTTAGACCTGAAG CCTGAAAACATCCTATGTGTAAGTCACACAGGAAACCAGATTAAAATTATTGACTTTGGATTAGCAAGGCG GTACAAACCCTGTGAGAAGCTGAAGGTGAATTTTGGGACTCCGGAGTTCCTGGCTCCCGAAGTGGTGAACTACGACTTTGTTTCCTTCCCCACGGACATGTGGAGTGTGGGTGTCATCACCTACATGCT GCTTAGTGgcctgtccccattcctgggaGAGACTGATGCAGAGACAATGAATTATGTAGTCAATTGCAGCTGGGATTTTGATGCAGAAGCATTTGAACAGCTCTCAGAGGATGCCAAAGATTTTATTTCCAGACTGCTTGTGAAGGAGAAAAG ctgccGGATGAGCGCGACGCAGTGTCTGAAGCACGAGTGGCTCAACAACCTCCCTGCCAAGGCCCAGAAGTCAAATTTCCGCCTgaaatcccagctgctgctgcagagttACATGGCCCACAGGAAGTGGAAG AAACACTTCTATGTGGTGGCTGCTGCTAACAGGCTGAAGAGATTTCAGAGTATGTCTGTGAAGCTTGCGTGA
- the MYLK3 gene encoding myosin light chain kinase 3 isoform X3: protein MGTLYQESALHRSLRLSMGGFCVSDYIKRFTDCARIMFTLVIVAGFLRAVIKRAKDKSEESGAKPKHVLSNRGTQTESKKPLEETKSVKKLDENKGACEKVNTSSAVAHKADSKPQIKDRTAQQQGVEGAGKTQSSKSCPQQKDVDVKALNQHNGLPLVHQDHVGNQNAPAKTQNVDKAPRLDECHRQLVHQKPGKNENKPAAPSAASREAVPSTSRAISDTGCEVTHTRISISVHMTDMKEKIEMAKEGNLSDSRGKSPKSTPADLKGVKQGPDKLKLQQSPKNISSKPNSEVKGDNKQNELVSQTGKQQPSLRKPKPGEKPEEKSELKCEPITSQNTPAKKPVKDAGVEVKIHQETAKVKKSPTDSKSERRESETAGGSRHDAQQSAGEAPEKTKSLEAGRALPTQGEIIDDSPSPPAPFEHRIVSVRQAEVTTSYSVCRHEVLGGGRFGQVHKCTEISTGLNLAAKIIKVKGAKEKEEVKNEINIMNQLNHVNLIQLYDAFETKNNITLIMEYLDGGELFDRITDENYHLTELDAILFTKQICEGVHYLHQHYILHLDLKPENILCVSHTGNQIKIIDFGLARRYKPCEKLKVNFGTPEFLAPEVVNYDFVSFPTDMWSVGVITYMLLSGLSPFLGETDAETMNYVVNCSWDFDAEAFEQLSEDAKDFISRLLVKEKSCRMSATQCLKHEWLNNLPAKAQKSNFRLKSQLLLQSYMAHRKWKKHFYVVAAANRLKRFQSMSVKLA from the exons GCCAAAGATAAGTCTGAGGAGAGTGGTGCAAAACCTAAGCATGTGCTTAGTAACAGAGGAACCCAGACTGAAAGCAAGAAGCCTCTGGAAG AGACAAAAAGCGTGAAGAAGCTGGATGAAAACAAGGGAGCATGTGAGAAGGTGAATACTTCCAGTGCTGTAGCCCACAAAGCTGACTCCAAACCCCAGATTAAAGACAGAACAGCGCAGCAGCAAGGGGTAGAAGGTGCTGGCAAAACACAGAGCTCTAAGAGCTGTCCACAGCAAAAGGACGTCGATGTCAAAGCTTTGAATCAACACAACGGTCTTCCCTTGGTACATCAGGACCATGTGGGCAACCAAAATGCTCCTGCTAAAACACAGAACGTGGACAAAGCCCCACGCCTTGATGAGTGCCACAGGCAGCTTGTTCATCAGAAACCTGGgaagaatgaaaacaaacctGCAGCACCGAGTGCGGCATCCCGGGAAGCCGTGCCCTCCACATCCCGGGCTATATCTGACACGGGGTGTGAAGTGACACATACCAG GATATCCATCAGTGTACATATGACTGACATGAAAGAAAAGATTGAGATGGCCAAGGAGGGAAACCTAAGTGACAGCAGAGGTAAAAGTCCGAAGTCCACACCAGCAGACTTGAAAGGAGTCAAACAGGGGCCTGACAAATTGAAACTTCAACAGAGTCCTAAAAACATCAGCTCCAAACCAAATTCAGAAGTTAAAGGGGACAATAAGCAAAATGAACTTGTATCTCAAACAGGGAAGCAACAGCCATCCCTGAGAAAGCCCAAACCAGGTGAAAAACCTGAAGagaaatcagaattaaaatgcGAGCCCATAACCTCCCAGAATACCCCTGCCAAGAAGCCTGTGAAAGATGCAGGGGTAGAAGTGAAAATCCATCAAGAAAcagcaaaagtgaaaaaatccccaacagaTAGCAAGTCTGAGAGGAGAGAATCTGAGACTGCAGGGGGAAGCAGACACGACGCTCAGCAGAGTGCAGGAGAGGCACCAGAGAAGACCAAGTCTCTGGAAGCTGGCAGAGCTCTTCCCACTCAAGGAGAAATCATCG ATGAcagcccctctcctccagctcctttcGAGCACCGCATCGTGAGTGTCAGGCAAGCAGAGGTGACCACGAGCTACTCCGTGTGTCGGCACGAGGTGCTGGGGGG GGGGCGTTTTGGGCAAGTCCACAAGTGCACGGAAATATCGACGGGGCTCAACCTGGCAGCCAAAATCATCAAAGTGAAAGGAGCCAAAGAGAAG gaggaagtaaaaaatgaaattaacatCATGAACCAGTTAAATCACGTGAATCTGATCCAACTTTATGATGCTTTTGAAACCAAAAATAATATCACTTTGATCATGGAATA TCTTGATGGTGGAGAATTATTTGACCGGATCACAGATGAAAATTACCATCTGACGGAGCTGGATGCCATCCTGTTCACCAAACAGATTTGTGAAGGAGTCCACTACTTGCACCAGCATTACATTCTCCACTTAGACCTGAAG CCTGAAAACATCCTATGTGTAAGTCACACAGGAAACCAGATTAAAATTATTGACTTTGGATTAGCAAGGCG GTACAAACCCTGTGAGAAGCTGAAGGTGAATTTTGGGACTCCGGAGTTCCTGGCTCCCGAAGTGGTGAACTACGACTTTGTTTCCTTCCCCACGGACATGTGGAGTGTGGGTGTCATCACCTACATGCT GCTTAGTGgcctgtccccattcctgggaGAGACTGATGCAGAGACAATGAATTATGTAGTCAATTGCAGCTGGGATTTTGATGCAGAAGCATTTGAACAGCTCTCAGAGGATGCCAAAGATTTTATTTCCAGACTGCTTGTGAAGGAGAAAAG ctgccGGATGAGCGCGACGCAGTGTCTGAAGCACGAGTGGCTCAACAACCTCCCTGCCAAGGCCCAGAAGTCAAATTTCCGCCTgaaatcccagctgctgctgcagagttACATGGCCCACAGGAAGTGGAAG AAACACTTCTATGTGGTGGCTGCTGCTAACAGGCTGAAGAGATTTCAGAGTATGTCTGTGAAGCTTGCGTGA
- the MYLK3 gene encoding myosin light chain kinase 3 isoform X6: protein MGIYFSAFAKDKSEESGAKPKHVLSNRGTQTESKKPLEETKSVKKLDENKGACEKVNTSSAVAHKADSKPQIKDRTAQQQGVEGAGKTQSSKSCPQQKDVDVKALNQHNGLPLVHQDHVGNQNAPAKTQNVDKAPRLDECHRQLVHQKPGKNENKPAAPSAASREAVPSTSRAISDTGCEVTHTRISISVHMTDMKEKIEMAKEGNLSDSRGKSPKSTPADLKGVKQGPDKLKLQQSPKNISSKPNSEVKGDNKQNELVSQTGKQQPSLRKPKPGEKPEEKSELKCEPITSQNTPAKKPVKDAGVEVKIHQETAKVKKSPTDSKSERRESETAGGSRHDAQQSAGEAPEKTKSLEAGRALPTQGEIIDDSPSPPAPFEHRIVSVRQAEVTTSYSVCRHEVLGGGRFGQVHKCTEISTGLNLAAKIIKVKGAKEKEEVKNEINIMNQLNHVNLIQLYDAFETKNNITLIMEYLDGGELFDRITDENYHLTELDAILFTKQICEGVHYLHQHYILHLDLKPENILCVSHTGNQIKIIDFGLARRYKPCEKLKVNFGTPEFLAPEVVNYDFVSFPTDMWSVGVITYMLLSGLSPFLGETDAETMNYVVNCSWDFDAEAFEQLSEDAKDFISRLLVKEKSCRMSATQCLKHEWLNNLPAKAQKSNFRLKSQLLLQSYMAHRKWKKHFYVVAAANRLKRFQSMSVKLA, encoded by the exons GCCAAAGATAAGTCTGAGGAGAGTGGTGCAAAACCTAAGCATGTGCTTAGTAACAGAGGAACCCAGACTGAAAGCAAGAAGCCTCTGGAAG AGACAAAAAGCGTGAAGAAGCTGGATGAAAACAAGGGAGCATGTGAGAAGGTGAATACTTCCAGTGCTGTAGCCCACAAAGCTGACTCCAAACCCCAGATTAAAGACAGAACAGCGCAGCAGCAAGGGGTAGAAGGTGCTGGCAAAACACAGAGCTCTAAGAGCTGTCCACAGCAAAAGGACGTCGATGTCAAAGCTTTGAATCAACACAACGGTCTTCCCTTGGTACATCAGGACCATGTGGGCAACCAAAATGCTCCTGCTAAAACACAGAACGTGGACAAAGCCCCACGCCTTGATGAGTGCCACAGGCAGCTTGTTCATCAGAAACCTGGgaagaatgaaaacaaacctGCAGCACCGAGTGCGGCATCCCGGGAAGCCGTGCCCTCCACATCCCGGGCTATATCTGACACGGGGTGTGAAGTGACACATACCAG GATATCCATCAGTGTACATATGACTGACATGAAAGAAAAGATTGAGATGGCCAAGGAGGGAAACCTAAGTGACAGCAGAGGTAAAAGTCCGAAGTCCACACCAGCAGACTTGAAAGGAGTCAAACAGGGGCCTGACAAATTGAAACTTCAACAGAGTCCTAAAAACATCAGCTCCAAACCAAATTCAGAAGTTAAAGGGGACAATAAGCAAAATGAACTTGTATCTCAAACAGGGAAGCAACAGCCATCCCTGAGAAAGCCCAAACCAGGTGAAAAACCTGAAGagaaatcagaattaaaatgcGAGCCCATAACCTCCCAGAATACCCCTGCCAAGAAGCCTGTGAAAGATGCAGGGGTAGAAGTGAAAATCCATCAAGAAAcagcaaaagtgaaaaaatccccaacagaTAGCAAGTCTGAGAGGAGAGAATCTGAGACTGCAGGGGGAAGCAGACACGACGCTCAGCAGAGTGCAGGAGAGGCACCAGAGAAGACCAAGTCTCTGGAAGCTGGCAGAGCTCTTCCCACTCAAGGAGAAATCATCG ATGAcagcccctctcctccagctcctttcGAGCACCGCATCGTGAGTGTCAGGCAAGCAGAGGTGACCACGAGCTACTCCGTGTGTCGGCACGAGGTGCTGGGGGG GGGGCGTTTTGGGCAAGTCCACAAGTGCACGGAAATATCGACGGGGCTCAACCTGGCAGCCAAAATCATCAAAGTGAAAGGAGCCAAAGAGAAG gaggaagtaaaaaatgaaattaacatCATGAACCAGTTAAATCACGTGAATCTGATCCAACTTTATGATGCTTTTGAAACCAAAAATAATATCACTTTGATCATGGAATA TCTTGATGGTGGAGAATTATTTGACCGGATCACAGATGAAAATTACCATCTGACGGAGCTGGATGCCATCCTGTTCACCAAACAGATTTGTGAAGGAGTCCACTACTTGCACCAGCATTACATTCTCCACTTAGACCTGAAG CCTGAAAACATCCTATGTGTAAGTCACACAGGAAACCAGATTAAAATTATTGACTTTGGATTAGCAAGGCG GTACAAACCCTGTGAGAAGCTGAAGGTGAATTTTGGGACTCCGGAGTTCCTGGCTCCCGAAGTGGTGAACTACGACTTTGTTTCCTTCCCCACGGACATGTGGAGTGTGGGTGTCATCACCTACATGCT GCTTAGTGgcctgtccccattcctgggaGAGACTGATGCAGAGACAATGAATTATGTAGTCAATTGCAGCTGGGATTTTGATGCAGAAGCATTTGAACAGCTCTCAGAGGATGCCAAAGATTTTATTTCCAGACTGCTTGTGAAGGAGAAAAG ctgccGGATGAGCGCGACGCAGTGTCTGAAGCACGAGTGGCTCAACAACCTCCCTGCCAAGGCCCAGAAGTCAAATTTCCGCCTgaaatcccagctgctgctgcagagttACATGGCCCACAGGAAGTGGAAG AAACACTTCTATGTGGTGGCTGCTGCTAACAGGCTGAAGAGATTTCAGAGTATGTCTGTGAAGCTTGCGTGA
- the MYLK3 gene encoding myosin light chain kinase 3 isoform X4 translates to MGTLYQESALHRSLRLSMGGFCVSDYIKRFTAKDKSEESGAKPKHVLSNRGTQTESKKPLEETKSVKKLDENKGACEKVNTSSAVAHKADSKPQIKDRTAQQQGVEGAGKTQSSKSCPQQKDVDVKALNQHNGLPLVHQDHVGNQNAPAKTQNVDKAPRLDECHRQLVHQKPGKNENKPAAPSAASREAVPSTSRAISDTGCEVTHTRISISVHMTDMKEKIEMAKEGNLSDSRGKSPKSTPADLKGVKQGPDKLKLQQSPKNISSKPNSEVKGDNKQNELVSQTGKQQPSLRKPKPGEKPEEKSELKCEPITSQNTPAKKPVKDAGVEVKIHQETAKVKKSPTDSKSERRESETAGGSRHDAQQSAGEAPEKTKSLEAGRALPTQGEIIDDSPSPPAPFEHRIVSVRQAEVTTSYSVCRHEVLGGGRFGQVHKCTEISTGLNLAAKIIKVKGAKEKEEVKNEINIMNQLNHVNLIQLYDAFETKNNITLIMEYLDGGELFDRITDENYHLTELDAILFTKQICEGVHYLHQHYILHLDLKPENILCVSHTGNQIKIIDFGLARRYKPCEKLKVNFGTPEFLAPEVVNYDFVSFPTDMWSVGVITYMLLSGLSPFLGETDAETMNYVVNCSWDFDAEAFEQLSEDAKDFISRLLVKEKSCRMSATQCLKHEWLNNLPAKAQKSNFRLKSQLLLQSYMAHRKWKKHFYVVAAANRLKRFQSMSVKLA, encoded by the exons GCCAAAGATAAGTCTGAGGAGAGTGGTGCAAAACCTAAGCATGTGCTTAGTAACAGAGGAACCCAGACTGAAAGCAAGAAGCCTCTGGAAG AGACAAAAAGCGTGAAGAAGCTGGATGAAAACAAGGGAGCATGTGAGAAGGTGAATACTTCCAGTGCTGTAGCCCACAAAGCTGACTCCAAACCCCAGATTAAAGACAGAACAGCGCAGCAGCAAGGGGTAGAAGGTGCTGGCAAAACACAGAGCTCTAAGAGCTGTCCACAGCAAAAGGACGTCGATGTCAAAGCTTTGAATCAACACAACGGTCTTCCCTTGGTACATCAGGACCATGTGGGCAACCAAAATGCTCCTGCTAAAACACAGAACGTGGACAAAGCCCCACGCCTTGATGAGTGCCACAGGCAGCTTGTTCATCAGAAACCTGGgaagaatgaaaacaaacctGCAGCACCGAGTGCGGCATCCCGGGAAGCCGTGCCCTCCACATCCCGGGCTATATCTGACACGGGGTGTGAAGTGACACATACCAG GATATCCATCAGTGTACATATGACTGACATGAAAGAAAAGATTGAGATGGCCAAGGAGGGAAACCTAAGTGACAGCAGAGGTAAAAGTCCGAAGTCCACACCAGCAGACTTGAAAGGAGTCAAACAGGGGCCTGACAAATTGAAACTTCAACAGAGTCCTAAAAACATCAGCTCCAAACCAAATTCAGAAGTTAAAGGGGACAATAAGCAAAATGAACTTGTATCTCAAACAGGGAAGCAACAGCCATCCCTGAGAAAGCCCAAACCAGGTGAAAAACCTGAAGagaaatcagaattaaaatgcGAGCCCATAACCTCCCAGAATACCCCTGCCAAGAAGCCTGTGAAAGATGCAGGGGTAGAAGTGAAAATCCATCAAGAAAcagcaaaagtgaaaaaatccccaacagaTAGCAAGTCTGAGAGGAGAGAATCTGAGACTGCAGGGGGAAGCAGACACGACGCTCAGCAGAGTGCAGGAGAGGCACCAGAGAAGACCAAGTCTCTGGAAGCTGGCAGAGCTCTTCCCACTCAAGGAGAAATCATCG ATGAcagcccctctcctccagctcctttcGAGCACCGCATCGTGAGTGTCAGGCAAGCAGAGGTGACCACGAGCTACTCCGTGTGTCGGCACGAGGTGCTGGGGGG GGGGCGTTTTGGGCAAGTCCACAAGTGCACGGAAATATCGACGGGGCTCAACCTGGCAGCCAAAATCATCAAAGTGAAAGGAGCCAAAGAGAAG gaggaagtaaaaaatgaaattaacatCATGAACCAGTTAAATCACGTGAATCTGATCCAACTTTATGATGCTTTTGAAACCAAAAATAATATCACTTTGATCATGGAATA TCTTGATGGTGGAGAATTATTTGACCGGATCACAGATGAAAATTACCATCTGACGGAGCTGGATGCCATCCTGTTCACCAAACAGATTTGTGAAGGAGTCCACTACTTGCACCAGCATTACATTCTCCACTTAGACCTGAAG CCTGAAAACATCCTATGTGTAAGTCACACAGGAAACCAGATTAAAATTATTGACTTTGGATTAGCAAGGCG GTACAAACCCTGTGAGAAGCTGAAGGTGAATTTTGGGACTCCGGAGTTCCTGGCTCCCGAAGTGGTGAACTACGACTTTGTTTCCTTCCCCACGGACATGTGGAGTGTGGGTGTCATCACCTACATGCT GCTTAGTGgcctgtccccattcctgggaGAGACTGATGCAGAGACAATGAATTATGTAGTCAATTGCAGCTGGGATTTTGATGCAGAAGCATTTGAACAGCTCTCAGAGGATGCCAAAGATTTTATTTCCAGACTGCTTGTGAAGGAGAAAAG ctgccGGATGAGCGCGACGCAGTGTCTGAAGCACGAGTGGCTCAACAACCTCCCTGCCAAGGCCCAGAAGTCAAATTTCCGCCTgaaatcccagctgctgctgcagagttACATGGCCCACAGGAAGTGGAAG AAACACTTCTATGTGGTGGCTGCTGCTAACAGGCTGAAGAGATTTCAGAGTATGTCTGTGAAGCTTGCGTGA
- the MYLK3 gene encoding myosin light chain kinase 3 isoform X5, which produces MGIYFSAFDCARIMFTLVIVAGFLRAVIKRAKDKSEESGAKPKHVLSNRGTQTESKKPLEETKSVKKLDENKGACEKVNTSSAVAHKADSKPQIKDRTAQQQGVEGAGKTQSSKSCPQQKDVDVKALNQHNGLPLVHQDHVGNQNAPAKTQNVDKAPRLDECHRQLVHQKPGKNENKPAAPSAASREAVPSTSRAISDTGCEVTHTRISISVHMTDMKEKIEMAKEGNLSDSRGKSPKSTPADLKGVKQGPDKLKLQQSPKNISSKPNSEVKGDNKQNELVSQTGKQQPSLRKPKPGEKPEEKSELKCEPITSQNTPAKKPVKDAGVEVKIHQETAKVKKSPTDSKSERRESETAGGSRHDAQQSAGEAPEKTKSLEAGRALPTQGEIIDDSPSPPAPFEHRIVSVRQAEVTTSYSVCRHEVLGGGRFGQVHKCTEISTGLNLAAKIIKVKGAKEKEEVKNEINIMNQLNHVNLIQLYDAFETKNNITLIMEYLDGGELFDRITDENYHLTELDAILFTKQICEGVHYLHQHYILHLDLKPENILCVSHTGNQIKIIDFGLARRYKPCEKLKVNFGTPEFLAPEVVNYDFVSFPTDMWSVGVITYMLLSGLSPFLGETDAETMNYVVNCSWDFDAEAFEQLSEDAKDFISRLLVKEKSCRMSATQCLKHEWLNNLPAKAQKSNFRLKSQLLLQSYMAHRKWKKHFYVVAAANRLKRFQSMSVKLA; this is translated from the exons GCCAAAGATAAGTCTGAGGAGAGTGGTGCAAAACCTAAGCATGTGCTTAGTAACAGAGGAACCCAGACTGAAAGCAAGAAGCCTCTGGAAG AGACAAAAAGCGTGAAGAAGCTGGATGAAAACAAGGGAGCATGTGAGAAGGTGAATACTTCCAGTGCTGTAGCCCACAAAGCTGACTCCAAACCCCAGATTAAAGACAGAACAGCGCAGCAGCAAGGGGTAGAAGGTGCTGGCAAAACACAGAGCTCTAAGAGCTGTCCACAGCAAAAGGACGTCGATGTCAAAGCTTTGAATCAACACAACGGTCTTCCCTTGGTACATCAGGACCATGTGGGCAACCAAAATGCTCCTGCTAAAACACAGAACGTGGACAAAGCCCCACGCCTTGATGAGTGCCACAGGCAGCTTGTTCATCAGAAACCTGGgaagaatgaaaacaaacctGCAGCACCGAGTGCGGCATCCCGGGAAGCCGTGCCCTCCACATCCCGGGCTATATCTGACACGGGGTGTGAAGTGACACATACCAG GATATCCATCAGTGTACATATGACTGACATGAAAGAAAAGATTGAGATGGCCAAGGAGGGAAACCTAAGTGACAGCAGAGGTAAAAGTCCGAAGTCCACACCAGCAGACTTGAAAGGAGTCAAACAGGGGCCTGACAAATTGAAACTTCAACAGAGTCCTAAAAACATCAGCTCCAAACCAAATTCAGAAGTTAAAGGGGACAATAAGCAAAATGAACTTGTATCTCAAACAGGGAAGCAACAGCCATCCCTGAGAAAGCCCAAACCAGGTGAAAAACCTGAAGagaaatcagaattaaaatgcGAGCCCATAACCTCCCAGAATACCCCTGCCAAGAAGCCTGTGAAAGATGCAGGGGTAGAAGTGAAAATCCATCAAGAAAcagcaaaagtgaaaaaatccccaacagaTAGCAAGTCTGAGAGGAGAGAATCTGAGACTGCAGGGGGAAGCAGACACGACGCTCAGCAGAGTGCAGGAGAGGCACCAGAGAAGACCAAGTCTCTGGAAGCTGGCAGAGCTCTTCCCACTCAAGGAGAAATCATCG ATGAcagcccctctcctccagctcctttcGAGCACCGCATCGTGAGTGTCAGGCAAGCAGAGGTGACCACGAGCTACTCCGTGTGTCGGCACGAGGTGCTGGGGGG GGGGCGTTTTGGGCAAGTCCACAAGTGCACGGAAATATCGACGGGGCTCAACCTGGCAGCCAAAATCATCAAAGTGAAAGGAGCCAAAGAGAAG gaggaagtaaaaaatgaaattaacatCATGAACCAGTTAAATCACGTGAATCTGATCCAACTTTATGATGCTTTTGAAACCAAAAATAATATCACTTTGATCATGGAATA TCTTGATGGTGGAGAATTATTTGACCGGATCACAGATGAAAATTACCATCTGACGGAGCTGGATGCCATCCTGTTCACCAAACAGATTTGTGAAGGAGTCCACTACTTGCACCAGCATTACATTCTCCACTTAGACCTGAAG CCTGAAAACATCCTATGTGTAAGTCACACAGGAAACCAGATTAAAATTATTGACTTTGGATTAGCAAGGCG GTACAAACCCTGTGAGAAGCTGAAGGTGAATTTTGGGACTCCGGAGTTCCTGGCTCCCGAAGTGGTGAACTACGACTTTGTTTCCTTCCCCACGGACATGTGGAGTGTGGGTGTCATCACCTACATGCT GCTTAGTGgcctgtccccattcctgggaGAGACTGATGCAGAGACAATGAATTATGTAGTCAATTGCAGCTGGGATTTTGATGCAGAAGCATTTGAACAGCTCTCAGAGGATGCCAAAGATTTTATTTCCAGACTGCTTGTGAAGGAGAAAAG ctgccGGATGAGCGCGACGCAGTGTCTGAAGCACGAGTGGCTCAACAACCTCCCTGCCAAGGCCCAGAAGTCAAATTTCCGCCTgaaatcccagctgctgctgcagagttACATGGCCCACAGGAAGTGGAAG AAACACTTCTATGTGGTGGCTGCTGCTAACAGGCTGAAGAGATTTCAGAGTATGTCTGTGAAGCTTGCGTGA